The Halichoerus grypus chromosome 3, mHalGry1.hap1.1, whole genome shotgun sequence genome segment TGTTGTTACTTTGCTATGTTTGGAATGTTGGCGTGTGGCCTTGTGTTTTGCTGTTACCTGTGTGACCTGATTGTTCTCCGGACTTTCAGAACGTGTATAGACTTGGGGCCAGAATCTTCTGTCTGTGGAGATGCATGGAAGGCACTGCTTGGGTGAAGCTGGTGACTGGTGTAGGGGTGAGACTGCTTTGGGAGCACTGGGAAGAACTAGAAGGCACTTGGAGATGGAAGATGGTTAGGTGTATATTCTGGAACTTTGATTCCTGTGAGACGCAGGAGGAGACCTGTGTCTTGTGGCATAGTGTCTGGTGTATGTGGTGTCACATGTCCAGTGAGTTTATCGAGACAACCTTGCTGGCCCCAAATGACAAAGAAGTTTGGATAGGGAATGATGGAGTATGCTTCGCTGTCGGAATGCCCTCACACATTACAGGGGTTTCAAAGGATCGCATCAAAGAGACAATCTACAAGGAGCCTGGGGACgctggagaaaggaaaaggcatCATCAGGGCCCATAAAGTCCTTTCTAGTCTATCAGGGTAGACCTGACTGGGATTTGAGGTCAAAGTCAGACATGTGATGAATAAGTGTTCATTTACCTTGAAAAACAAAGATCTATAGAAAaccttttttcaaataaagatgtTGTTCAGATGACCAAAGcccctatgtgtgtgtgtgtgttttttttattaagattttatttatttgacagagagagacacagcaagagagggaacacaagcagggggagtgggagagggagaagcaggcttcctgcggagcagggagcctgatgtggggctcgatcccaggaccctgggatcatgacctgagccgaaggcttaacaactgaaccacccaggcgccccatccctgtGTGtgttaataaatttcttttgaaatggaCACTCTTCTTTCAGCACTGCCATCAGCAAGTGGGACTGAGCTGCTTGAGTTTGGGGTTCTCTGTGAGCCTAGAACCGGGAGCAGAATTGCTTATGTCAGGTGCTGTGGGGATAGGATGACAGAACACTCAGCTCTTAACAGAGATGAACTTCAGGCCATCGGCATGCTGAAAAGTTGTTTAGTCTCTCAATCGGTGGGAGCATAACATGCTTTCTGTCCCATCCGAGGAATGTGAAGGAGGGGCCTGGGTTGAAGAGCTGGGACCAGTAATCGCACTGCAGTGTGCTTGAGACTCAGCACTCATGGAGGGGACTGGGAAGCTCTTCAGAGCAAGTGACTTGCCCTTGAATATGGAGTACAACCTCTGAGAGTAGAAACCAGGGGAGCACCAGAAGCTCAGGGAACAACGTGAGCTGCAGCCCTGGGGATACTATGGGGGGCACTGTGGGAGCCAGGTGAGAGGGgcaagcagaggagagaggcttCATCAGGGAGTTAATGCATCTGCATCAGCCTGTGTAATGGATGCTCAAAGCCATAGGACAGGCAGGGTGCAGTCTCCAGAGTCGCTAAATGTGATCTGATCAGAGCAAACACACGTTCATGATGACAAGCCGAGATACACGTCTTGGATGAATGTGTACTTTTATCATAAAGTACCTGGGCACAAAGAAAGTCCTTTACAGAGGCTGTTTCTGTCTGTGGAATCCTTGTCCATGCTCCTGCCCTTCTGAGGTCTTAGTAGGAACAGAAGTAGTGCTGGGAGCCCTTGAGACCCAGGAGCAGGGGAGCGTCCGTGCTCACATCTGTAGCGTGGGAGTCTTACACCGCTTACGGTCTGTGCGTCGGTGGGAGCTTGGGTGAAGGCAAGAATATGGGGCCGGTGCAGATGGGACTTGAGGGCCTGACCTCGAGCGGGGGGGTAGGGGGACCCACTAGGCTTTCCTAGTGTCAAGACTAGGTTTCTCTCTGTGTCAGTCAACCCAACTAAGTTAAACTGTGCTAACAGTTCACCCAAAGTCTTTGTGGCTTACAGCCCACAAGGTTTCTCATTCCTGTTGACGTACACTGCAGGTTAGTTACTCCATGTTCTCTTAATTGGAGCAGCTGGCTGAAGGAGCACCCCCTCTTTGAGATATTATGGACCTTGATTCAGGAAACTTAGTTATAAGTTGCTTCACTGATTTAAAAACAGATTGGCTGGGAGTGAGAAACTTGccatacctgtgtgtgtgtgtgtgtgtgtgtgtgcgtgcagatATCCACAGTGTATGTATAGGTTTTCCCCTTGATTAACTGACCATGGATTGTATTCCTGCATTAGGGTGAATCTCATCTCTTCATTATCCCAGGGCTTGATGCTAAGCCCCCTTCACGGTCAGAGCCTTAAAGTCTTCTGAATCGTTTTGGACCCTTGGTTCTAATGCAGAGCACTGTGGTGACAAGGGGATGGTCTTCACTCATGCTTGTGATGCAGTGTAATGGAGAGGCATGCGGGGCTTTGTGTGGATTTCCTATTTTAACTCATAAATTTTTCTCCTACTTGGATTATGTATCCGTGGAATTGAACCAACTTCCAAGTCAGCTAGAAAATTTGAATTGCCTTCTGTCAGCAGCTCTGAAATCATTTTTCATGGATGAGCCCGTGGTGCCCAAACTGCCCTTGCTGTGAAGTCTGAAATTCTGTGGTCTCTTCCGGAAGGTTTGGGAAATTCTTCAGTGGCCACTTGGGTCAGCTGGCTTGTGAGGCCTGAGTCTTCACTCCTGTTTTGTTGCAATACAATACAAAACAATACTTTTGTTTCTTCTGAAAGCAGGTGAGTATCCGATGTCCACAGAGCTCACTAGGCCACTTTCTGAGGGTCTGCTTCCATGGTGccttatgctctctctttaaaacagCACCGCCATCCCTGCGACTCTCTctgcccttttatttttcttgcactACCTGACATGTGATGATTAATCTGTGTATCGTCTGGCCTCTCCACGTGGAATGTCagccccttgagggcaggaattttGTTTACCGCTAAATTGCCAGCACAAAGATGAATGCTTGGCTGCCACATGGTTGGTGCTTAATACTCATTGAATGAATTAGTATCAATTCAGTATGTAAATTAAATTTGAttatgaggcgcctgggtggcttggttggttaagcgtctgacacttggtctcagctcaggtcatgatctcaggctcatgagattgagccctgtgtcaggctctgcttgagattctctccctttccctctctctcagaaataagttaagtcttaaaaaaaatttaattgtgtCTGCTTACCAGTGCAGACAACTCAAACTGAAGTTTCTAAGCCAGAAACTTTGATGGCCTTCTtgattcctccctccttctcagcaaccccttccttcttccttcctgtcacTGTGCTTCAGAAGGTAGAACGACCAGAATGTACCTTGGATTCATCTACCCCCTCCCACCGCCCTAGCCCACTAGTGCAATGCTGTCCTAACTGGCCTCCCTTCGTGGCTTCATGCCAGCCCTGGTCCTTCACAGCAGTGGATTGGGCTGTGTCAGGGCCCTGCTGAGAACCATTTcgaaaagaaaatttcattttgttgggacgcctgggtggctcagtcaggttaagtctgcctttcagctcaggtcatggtcccagggtcctgagatcaggtcccacatcgggctccttgctcagtggggagcctgcttctccctctgcctgccactccccctgcttgtgctctctctctgacaaagtcTGTAAAAAAGAGCGAGCacgagtgtgggggaggggcagagagagggacaagcacactcccTGGTGAGAGGTGAGAGTAGAGCTCTGACGGCTGGGCGGAGGGACGCGCGGCCTGCGGGCCTCCGTGGGTCCAGGGCAGGGTGGTGCTCCCTCGGGGCCGAGCCACCCCAGAAGCTGGGACCGGGCCTCCGCCGGCCCGGGGCACGAGGGGCAGTCAGCAGCTGGCCTGTCCTACCCACTGTCACCGTGTCCTTTCCCTCTCCGGCTCCCCACCGGGCAGGAGCAGGAAGTGAGGAATCAGGGGAGTCATTGTGTTGGAGGTGGGGGCGCTGAGGGGTCAGGAAATAATCCATGTCCGCCAGACTGGGAGCATTTCACAAGCATTTTACTGATCACAGGGGCGGCCACAGGCCGGGCAGGAGGCGGTGGCGCACAAGATTCTGGAAGCCAggggctgccccccccccgcccccctccactcTGGGTTTGCGGGGCGTCAGGGGAGCCCCGCCTGCTCAAAGAACTTGTGGCAGGCGGCCGTGAGCATGGCCACAAACACGATGAACTCGTTGAAGTCCACCTCGGCGTCGCCGTTGGCGTCCAGGTCCTTCAGCAGTTTGTCCACAGCGTCCCTGTCCCTTTTAGTCTGGAGACAGAGGCCCGGGGTCAGCACTGCTgcaggtgggcgggggggggggggggcaggggaggtcaCTGGGCCCCGGGAAGTTGTGAGCCCCCCGGACCCACAGTTGGGTTTAGGGCGAATCGGAATTGCGTGGTGCAGCTCAGGAGGCAGCGTGTCCCACTGGCAAGTTTGGAAGGGGGTCTTTGGACTGTTTAAGATGCTTTAGAAGGGGGACCACCCCCAGGACTCGCCGCCAGCTTGGCGGGGTCCCCTCAGGAGATCGCATCTGGCCCATGCActgcacacccctcccctcccctcccctcccttcccctcccctcggCTGCGAGCTCTGATCCCTGAGGTGAGGAAAGGGGAAATCCGGGGCTGCGGCCTGGCTGTGGCCTGGGCAGGGGTGCCGAGGCCCCAGGCCGTCTGCGGGAGCCCCCCCATGCCTTGGCGGCGGCCAGGGCCTCACCTCGCACCGCCCCGTGCGGGGGTGTCCCTGAGGCCCAGTACCCCGCAGCCGCCCACCCTGGGGCTCGAGGTTTGTGGCCAACAGCCCCCCAGGACCGCAGCTCCCACTGCACCAGGCGCTGGGCTTCCGCGTGAGCTGGAGGCCTGGGGGACTGCGGCCCCGAGCCCCGTTTTACCAAGTGCCTCGGTGAGGATCCCAGGCTTAGCCACACCGGTTCTCAAATTGTGTTCCCCAGAccacctgcctctgccccctccggCAGCCCCTAACCTTGGGCTCAAAATCCCCCTGCGTTAGACTCAAACTTGGCTGCTTATCAGAACATCTGCACCCACGCCCAGCTCCCCACTGGTCAGGGGCGTTCAGCGAGCATCGGGGTTTGAGACTGTTTGCTGTGATACTAAGTTCAAAAAGAAAGTAAACTGCATATTTAGAATTTCATGCACATCAGCGTTGAGGTTTTGACGGGGGAAAAGgctgaaaggaagagggagagtgtGATGGGGGGATTTCTTGCCTccacatttctgtatttttacattttctaccacaaacacatttataaaagacaaaaaca includes the following:
- the S100P gene encoding protein S100-P; translated protein: MTELETAMGMIINVFARYAGVEGSKRSLTKGELKVLMEKELPGFLQTKRDRDAVDKLLKDLDANGDAEVDFNEFIVFVAMLTAACHKFFEQAGLP